From Halapricum desulfuricans, a single genomic window includes:
- the argS gene encoding arginine--tRNA ligase: MLLSLRAEVEDALRDALEALDLPTDDLGIETPPEDVPAVLASSAAYRLASDAGAPPPEIAADIAAEIEVEAYEYIDAVRPQGPYVNVLPSDRYLEAAIEAGQDESFGTLPDRETSLVVEHTSANPTGPVHVGRARNPIIGDALARVLEYAGYDVERHYYVNDAGRQIAVFTWAYETFDESDLPEPERDSPEYEMVRYYRKGNTFLEEADESAVEEAEAEIQDILQGLEDGDERAYERVSEVVDTVLSGMTGTLERLPAEFDEFVKETRFMRDGATDDVVERLQDLDAAVYEDDAWQLDFPDIGKNLVFLRADDTSLYTTRDLAHHEWKFDNFDRAVTVLGEDHKLQAEQLETTLRLLDHDTDQLDQVFYSWVNLPEGGMSTREGTGVDLDDLLDEAIDRAREEVEDRLDDRLRDDDLDEDDIERIAHQVGIGAVRYDIVAKQPTKGITFEWDRALDFEAQSAPYVQYVHARCCGIISEAREAGVLERLDSDERGETTRKTEVAGHKVANDIDIDALETDAARDLVREIARFPAVIEEAAEELRPHVVATYTRALAESFNTFYRECPVLTAEEPETRAARLAVVAAARNAIANALDALGVAAPESM, encoded by the coding sequence ATGTTACTCTCCCTTCGCGCGGAGGTCGAGGACGCCCTCAGGGACGCCCTCGAGGCGCTCGATCTCCCGACGGACGACCTGGGTATCGAGACCCCACCCGAGGACGTGCCCGCCGTCCTGGCGTCCAGCGCCGCGTACCGACTCGCGAGTGACGCCGGCGCGCCGCCGCCGGAGATCGCCGCCGACATCGCTGCCGAGATCGAGGTCGAGGCGTACGAATACATCGACGCGGTTCGGCCGCAGGGACCGTACGTCAACGTTCTGCCGAGCGACCGGTACCTCGAAGCCGCCATCGAAGCCGGCCAGGACGAGTCGTTCGGAACCTTACCCGATCGGGAGACGAGCCTCGTCGTCGAGCACACCTCCGCGAACCCGACCGGCCCGGTCCACGTCGGCCGCGCCCGCAACCCGATCATCGGGGACGCGCTCGCGCGCGTGCTGGAGTACGCCGGCTACGACGTCGAACGCCACTACTACGTCAACGACGCCGGCCGCCAGATCGCCGTGTTCACCTGGGCCTACGAGACCTTCGACGAATCGGATCTGCCCGAACCCGAACGCGACTCACCCGAGTACGAGATGGTCCGGTACTACCGCAAGGGCAACACGTTCCTCGAAGAAGCGGACGAGAGTGCCGTCGAGGAGGCCGAGGCAGAGATTCAGGACATCCTGCAAGGGCTGGAGGACGGCGACGAACGAGCGTACGAACGCGTCTCGGAGGTCGTCGACACCGTCCTCTCGGGGATGACCGGGACGCTCGAACGGCTCCCCGCCGAGTTCGACGAGTTCGTCAAGGAGACCCGATTCATGCGCGACGGGGCGACCGACGACGTGGTCGAGCGGCTGCAGGACCTCGACGCGGCAGTCTACGAGGACGACGCCTGGCAGCTGGACTTCCCTGACATCGGGAAGAACCTGGTCTTCCTGCGCGCGGACGACACGTCGCTGTACACGACGCGTGACCTGGCCCACCACGAGTGGAAGTTCGACAACTTCGATCGCGCTGTGACAGTGCTGGGCGAGGATCACAAACTCCAGGCCGAGCAGCTCGAGACGACACTTCGTCTCCTGGATCACGACACCGATCAGCTCGATCAGGTCTTTTACTCGTGGGTCAACCTCCCCGAGGGCGGCATGAGCACGCGCGAGGGGACCGGCGTCGACCTCGACGACCTGCTCGACGAGGCGATCGATCGCGCCCGCGAGGAGGTCGAAGACCGCCTGGACGATCGCTTGCGCGACGACGACCTCGACGAGGACGACATCGAGCGGATCGCCCACCAGGTCGGGATCGGTGCCGTCCGCTACGACATCGTCGCCAAACAACCCACGAAGGGGATCACATTCGAGTGGGACCGAGCACTGGATTTCGAAGCCCAGTCGGCCCCCTACGTCCAGTACGTCCACGCGCGCTGCTGTGGGATCATCTCGGAGGCGCGCGAGGCGGGCGTACTCGAGCGCCTCGATTCGGACGAGCGGGGAGAGACGACCCGCAAGACCGAAGTAGCCGGCCATAAGGTGGCCAACGACATAGATATCGACGCGCTCGAAACCGATGCGGCGCGCGACCTCGTCCGGGAGATTGCTCGCTTCCCGGCTGTGATCGAGGAAGCCGCCGAGGAGCTGCGCCCGCACGTCGTCGCGACCTACACGCGGGCCCTCGCCGAGTCGTTCAACACGTTCTACCGGGAGTGCCCGGTGCTGACTGCCGAGGAGCCGGAAACGCGTGCCGCCCGGCTGGCCGTCGTCGCAGCCGCCCGGAACGCGATCGCGAACGCACTGGACGCGCTCGGGGTCGCCGCGCCCGAGTCGATGTAA